One region of Faecalibacter bovis genomic DNA includes:
- the dgt gene encoding dGTP triphosphohydrolase — translation MDILNHIYTNQRSNSNDTSDARSEYQRDYDRIIFSSAFRRLQNKTQVFPLPGSVFVHNRLTHSLEVSSVGRSMGNLVGKFVKENYQLSDESYDFYNYSLHDVISAACLCHDIGNPAFGHSGEDAIASYFDRHEEDLKPFFTEAEWGDLINFEGNANAIRILTQQQNGKSEGGLRLTYSTLASIAKYPCESIAKDKSQLHRKKFGFFQAQKDVFKTIAQKTNMILESDSPIIYKRHPFVWLVEAADDICYSIIDVEDSQRLGIIDHDKCKRLFLNLVESLNPDQIEKTKSTLKSITDKNDRIAYLRAKSINLLTQKSVEVYQQNFDSIVKGEFNTALLDIIKDETVNETKKVLTEIQRFSRENIYNHRSVLEIENAGYNVMSELLSQFIPPILKDEADRKSFEKKALKLVPNQFLYEKGTKYQKVMGILDYVSGMTDNYATELYRRIKGIEIGMTI, via the coding sequence ATGGATATTTTAAATCATATATATACAAATCAACGTAGTAATTCGAACGACACTTCAGATGCACGTTCAGAATATCAGCGTGATTATGACCGAATCATTTTTTCGTCTGCCTTTCGTCGTTTACAGAATAAAACACAAGTTTTTCCTTTACCAGGAAGTGTATTTGTGCATAACCGATTAACGCATTCCTTAGAAGTTTCTTCGGTAGGTCGTTCGATGGGAAATTTGGTCGGTAAATTTGTGAAAGAAAATTATCAATTGTCTGACGAATCGTATGACTTTTATAATTACAGTTTGCATGATGTAATTTCAGCCGCTTGTTTGTGTCACGACATCGGAAATCCTGCTTTTGGGCATTCTGGAGAAGATGCGATTGCGTCTTATTTTGATCGTCATGAAGAAGATTTAAAACCATTTTTTACGGAAGCTGAATGGGGAGATTTAATCAATTTTGAAGGAAATGCGAATGCTATACGAATCTTAACTCAACAGCAAAACGGAAAATCTGAAGGTGGATTACGATTAACATATTCAACATTAGCTTCAATCGCAAAATATCCATGTGAGTCGATCGCCAAAGACAAATCTCAATTACATCGTAAGAAATTTGGTTTTTTTCAGGCTCAGAAAGATGTTTTTAAAACGATTGCTCAGAAAACGAATATGATTTTAGAATCAGATTCACCAATAATATATAAGCGTCATCCTTTTGTTTGGTTAGTAGAAGCTGCTGATGATATTTGTTATAGCATTATTGATGTGGAAGATTCGCAACGTTTAGGAATTATCGATCATGATAAATGTAAACGCTTATTTCTTAATTTGGTTGAATCCTTAAATCCGGATCAAATTGAGAAAACAAAATCTACACTTAAATCTATTACTGATAAAAATGATAGAATAGCATATTTACGAGCAAAATCTATTAATCTATTAACTCAAAAATCTGTTGAGGTTTATCAGCAAAATTTTGATTCGATTGTAAAAGGCGAATTTAATACTGCATTATTAGATATTATAAAAGATGAAACAGTGAACGAAACAAAGAAAGTTTTAACTGAAATTCAACGTTTCTCTCGTGAAAATATTTACAATCATCGTTCGGTTTTAGAGATAGAAAATGCTGGTTATAATGTAATGTCAGAATTATTATCGCAATTTATTCCTCCAATTCTTAAAGATGAAGCAGATCGCAAATCATTCGAGAAAAAAGCTTTAAAATTAGTTCCAAATCAATTTTTATATGAAAAAGGAACTAAGTATCAAAAAGTAATGGGTATTTTGGATTACGTTTCAGGAATGACAGATAATTATGCAACAGAATTATATCGACGTATCAAAGGAATTGAAATTGGAATGACAATTTGA
- a CDS encoding TPM domain-containing protein has product MVRKENPFLSLKQEQKIVEAIQAAEKNTSGEIRVHIEFESSTDHFQTALEVFNKLGMHQTKERNAVLFHVAPYDRNFTIIGDEGIDQVTPDDFWEEIKNVVVSHFKDGKHTKGLCVGIEMAGEALKKYFPYQEDDQNEISDEISYS; this is encoded by the coding sequence ATGGTAAGAAAGGAAAATCCATTTCTATCCTTAAAACAAGAACAGAAAATTGTTGAGGCAATACAAGCTGCCGAAAAAAATACAAGCGGTGAGATTCGAGTTCATATTGAATTCGAATCTTCAACCGATCATTTCCAAACTGCGTTAGAAGTATTCAATAAATTGGGGATGCATCAAACAAAAGAAAGAAATGCTGTTCTTTTTCATGTGGCTCCTTACGACCGTAATTTTACCATTATTGGTGATGAAGGGATAGATCAGGTAACGCCAGATGATTTTTGGGAAGAAATTAAAAACGTAGTCGTTTCTCACTTCAAAGACGGTAAACATACCAAAGGTCTTTGTGTTGGGATTGAAATGGCGGGCGAAGCATTAAAAAAATATTTTCCGTATCAGGAAGATGATCAAAATGAGATATCAGATGAAATTAGCTATAGTTAG
- a CDS encoding LemA family protein: protein MALVIGGWFVSKYNAMVPLEEGVKAQWSNVENTYQKRTDLVDQLVGTVKGAANFEQETLTGVIEARAKATSTQLNLEDASQLTDDNIAKFQAAQDQLSGALSRLMVSVERYPELKANQNFVNLQTSIESMEAEVLHERKKYNTAAEGFNSHIKVFPNNFIANFGGFKEKGYFKAAAGTENAPKVEF from the coding sequence TTGGCTTTAGTAATTGGAGGTTGGTTTGTATCTAAATACAACGCAATGGTTCCATTAGAAGAAGGAGTTAAAGCACAATGGTCTAATGTTGAAAATACTTACCAAAAACGTACAGATTTAGTAGATCAATTAGTTGGAACTGTAAAAGGTGCTGCTAATTTTGAGCAAGAAACTTTAACAGGTGTTATCGAAGCCCGTGCTAAAGCTACTTCGACTCAACTAAATTTAGAGGATGCTTCTCAATTAACAGATGATAATATCGCAAAATTCCAAGCAGCTCAAGATCAATTAAGTGGAGCTTTAAGTCGTTTAATGGTTTCTGTTGAAAGATATCCTGAACTAAAAGCAAATCAAAATTTCGTAAACTTACAAACATCGATAGAAAGTATGGAAGCTGAAGTTTTGCACGAAAGAAAAAAATATAACACAGCAGCAGAAGGATTTAACTCACATATCAAAGTTTTCCCTAATAACTTCATAGCAAACTTTGGAGGATTTAAAGAAAAAGGATACTTTAAGGCTGCTGCAGGTACTGAAAATGCACCAAAAGTAGAATTCTAA
- a CDS encoding GNAT family N-acetyltransferase, translating into MNIIVREAIKEDCPRILELIKELALYEKAPDEVTVTLEEMEECGFGKNPVWGSLVAEVDGLIVGIALHYDRYSTWKGRRLYLEDLIVTESMRGAGIGKLLLDELIVYAKENKYNGIVWQVLDWNEPAINFYKKYNADFDSEWVNVSVNF; encoded by the coding sequence ATGAATATCATAGTTAGAGAAGCAATAAAAGAAGATTGTCCTCGAATTTTAGAATTAATCAAAGAATTAGCGTTGTACGAAAAAGCACCTGATGAAGTTACAGTAACTTTAGAGGAAATGGAAGAATGTGGATTTGGAAAAAATCCGGTTTGGGGTTCTTTGGTTGCTGAAGTTGATGGATTAATTGTAGGAATCGCTTTACATTACGATCGTTATTCTACATGGAAAGGACGTCGTTTGTATTTGGAGGATTTAATTGTAACAGAATCGATGAGAGGTGCAGGAATAGGAAAGTTGCTTTTAGACGAATTGATTGTTTACGCTAAAGAAAATAAATACAACGGGATTGTTTGGCAAGTTTTAGATTGGAATGAACCTGCGATCAATTTTTATAAAAAATATAATGCTGATTTTGACTCAGAATGGGTGAATGTATCAGTAAACTTTTAA
- a CDS encoding TPM domain-containing protein, translating into MKLAIVSKFLLFFFIGLVSLFAQSPYELVEIKNPPKKLVQDYAQVFDAMQLNDLERKLVAYNDSTSTQILVLTVESLDGYPLEMFANDIGEKWGVGQKGKDNGIVIVLSEQDRKITIRTGYGSQVQFPPSINKSIIDQVIIPHFKQGDYAGGINAGVDAIFSYFNGKYNAEPKEAEYEVDWFGTFILVFFVLFILFVIFGRKNKGNGGGGGNGGHRQRSLLDDIIIMNTGSSIFGSGGFGGGSSWGGSSGGGGFGGFGGGSFGGGGASGSW; encoded by the coding sequence ATGAAATTAGCTATAGTTAGTAAATTTTTACTTTTCTTTTTTATAGGGCTTGTTTCTCTATTTGCTCAATCACCTTATGAACTAGTTGAAATTAAAAATCCACCGAAAAAATTAGTGCAAGATTATGCGCAAGTTTTCGATGCGATGCAATTAAATGATCTAGAAAGAAAGTTAGTAGCTTACAATGATTCTACTTCTACACAAATTTTAGTTTTAACTGTAGAATCTCTGGATGGTTATCCATTAGAAATGTTTGCGAATGATATTGGAGAAAAGTGGGGAGTTGGTCAAAAGGGGAAAGATAATGGAATTGTTATCGTATTGAGTGAACAAGATCGTAAAATTACAATTCGTACAGGTTATGGTTCTCAAGTTCAATTTCCACCATCGATCAATAAATCAATTATTGACCAAGTAATTATTCCGCATTTTAAGCAAGGAGATTATGCAGGAGGAATAAACGCAGGTGTTGATGCTATTTTTAGTTATTTTAATGGAAAATATAACGCCGAACCAAAGGAAGCTGAATATGAGGTGGACTGGTTTGGAACATTTATCTTAGTCTTTTTCGTACTTTTTATATTATTTGTAATATTTGGTAGAAAAAATAAAGGAAATGGCGGCGGCGGTGGAAACGGCGGTCATAGACAAAGAAGTTTATTAGACGATATTATTATCATGAATACCGGAAGTTCTATTTTTGGAAGCGGTGGCTTCGGAGGTGGTTCTTCATGGGGAGGATCTTCTGGCGGCGGTGGATTCGGCGGCTTTGGCGGCGGAAGCTTCGGTGGAGGTGGAGCCTCAGGAAGTTGGTAA
- a CDS encoding LexA family transcriptional regulator, which produces MTTINERIKLLVEYYSGGNNSKFANELDISEANVRNYISKTEPKFSVLEKIAKKFEISFEWLLLGEGEMHKPKMQDSLHNENVRKSVSFLEETKNTNNLTLLEPIQEYVCKMPQVVTVDKQGNDNVVLVPVKAQAGYLTGFGDPTYIKKLPTYNLPNIKNGTFRMFQVNGHSMHPTLHDKSYVVGEWVENWVKDIKDNRLYIVVAESDNAEGVLIKRVLNRLKKYGNLYLKPDNRKEYYNITLQPDEIKEVWEVKLYLGWELPDPAILYDRVCDLEADIEYLKDKLKGKN; this is translated from the coding sequence ATGACTACAATAAATGAAAGAATAAAATTACTAGTAGAATACTATTCAGGTGGCAATAACAGTAAGTTTGCTAACGAACTGGATATAAGTGAAGCTAACGTTAGAAATTATATTTCTAAGACAGAGCCTAAATTCAGTGTGTTGGAAAAAATCGCAAAAAAATTCGAAATAAGTTTCGAATGGTTGCTTCTTGGTGAAGGTGAAATGCATAAACCAAAAATGCAAGATTCCTTACATAACGAAAATGTAAGAAAAAGTGTAAGTTTTTTAGAAGAAACAAAAAATACAAATAACCTTACACTTTTAGAACCTATACAAGAATATGTATGTAAAATGCCACAAGTGGTAACTGTAGATAAACAGGGTAATGATAATGTCGTATTGGTTCCTGTAAAAGCCCAGGCAGGTTATTTAACAGGCTTTGGAGATCCTACATATATAAAGAAGCTACCTACTTATAATTTACCTAATATAAAGAATGGTACATTTAGAATGTTTCAGGTTAATGGGCATTCAATGCACCCAACGTTGCATGATAAATCCTATGTAGTAGGAGAATGGGTTGAAAATTGGGTAAAAGATATTAAAGATAATAGACTTTATATTGTTGTAGCTGAATCAGATAACGCAGAAGGTGTACTGATTAAACGTGTTTTAAATCGACTTAAGAAATACGGCAATTTATACTTAAAGCCTGATAATAGAAAGGAATATTACAATATAACATTGCAACCTGATGAGATAAAAGAAGTCTGGGAGGTTAAACTGTATCTTGGATGGGAGTTACCTGATCCAGCTATACTGTATGATCGTGTATGCGATTTAGAAGCAGATATAGAATACTTAAAAGATAAGTTAAAAGGCAAAAATTAA